In Vespula pensylvanica isolate Volc-1 chromosome 16, ASM1446617v1, whole genome shotgun sequence, the following proteins share a genomic window:
- the LOC122634921 gene encoding receptor-mediated endocytosis protein 6 homolog isoform X1, with translation MSSANSIESLGTLQWDMIDLAGHLRQERLFVNSEQQNLQTLNEKVLYMSSDLAQQAWVTAQQRVNLNRLIVARPDCTPASCCYKANTLENSNFIDAYKHLNYQACLSYGEFLGALRKSPKLLASCLVVGDRIVPDTIQGIVQSLAAGLYGSCLLPEDKILVLKLLRHLMLLQIIPSDNPRRLLRHGTCAFSRFYSFFHESLFSAKFFLTAALHTPIIQLLMEDEIFLDIDPDKVPIRFPPTERLKKFGKEGTPEYQAKLQRYRLWTVNSLYRITQRFIISIRENMHCFPTSIYWLVRQMAGLLSKNGNVEPKEVHAMCTDLVFTYFICPAIVNPEPYGITDAPISYVARFNLMQVGQILQILSLMKYQTIDTKAFDLYRRFEKDSVSSIIDVMLEGAAEDLEDEPTIVDNNKLQGLCRSAALFTENELNTLTTFLHTIANDSNMDGISHMSTFDKKQLTDMLSQLPLGLLNSNSKVSNNIYLETPNKRSGFLGKGKDRVTRMSSSPSNVTADMQDETNGTSTPEDESSDKNSQDVLVIPFGPTTGESVGLLSEQKVLCMELQNNTENSSVTLNLADDMVNGHSRRDSNSAERLETQEKRTRFSLAHDEVLFEGSIGNTSDNLEAVSEAASNHSVASSLELETEDQNDNLSDMVSANVSGRGTPNISGRDTPSSQITEGDDGRIAGEVRQLDLPPPSIPTKQSRSEIDDKFCKFEIKKLIEGDETVSMVSDTWSTDVLASDSEIVEQQERIIYPPSSEQIPPALPSENAQAMLDISETASEAWSTDVLASDSERLTEVDMDDTASVARSDDTTRSEIEVECRGEAEAGAESLPSAIPPVGTDDPSGIVYHPIPGIQEDSAIQLVAPIPESPSSSNVTGRGGTKSDYRRSTMEYVDKNANTINSTDYGKPFHEDSLVQLIDKLQIDNDPNLVDQGAHNHIGAAAVTPALLLANHINAPTLSNEKLHNGDAKGEESESSLTGVDDVVVRLSTTSLTSSSSSGSETRAKNNASSSSELPLSPPIINGTCDVTDSVVSNFHKPTASTGAIPKSISFDKTAERGDKELLDDDQKNKRGFFGKLKMSLRNRRGKVIRGADELRCYDREAGGDGIDIGKHRLRRIMSEDVTSAGNMIDSSDDILAKYRRKPSTASDTASIESNQSRTKEAEDERLSIDPNNVELSFAFADAKRKLRMVLSTADLQYIPWSFASERSSWSQKENELVSFLQLQLAEAINLQDRALIAHLHETLRCVRLFNDDGCRKLFKSLREDYQRRSPYIAYLIRCRQGLLSTLAHLDRLRVRVKCDRDAVNNHLVSVFVRVFLEKRETLFLRFCDEFKKLTLADEKQDLVDNFLSKIHVEMDNDPIWQAASESQLELARVVVERTVMARVYHNALYPNGDGDVYRDQLLYDHIKKLAKVITPNHKDLRIPKVYHYECPWPWAQAELAVISAYKTPRDKLQCVFRCATTIMNLLSMASERGIPAADDLIPVFVYVIIKTNPPSLLSTIQYVDSFYGNRLEGEEQYWWTQFCSAIEFIKTMD, from the exons ATGTCATCAGCAAACAGTATAGAGTCCCTTGGGACATTGCAATGGGACATGATTGATTTGGCTGGCCATTTGCGGCAAGAGCGTTTGTTTGTCAACTCAGAACAACAAAATTTACAAACTTTGAACGAAAag GTTTTGTATATGTCTTCGGACTTAGCTCAGCAAGCATGGGTTACGGCACAACAGAGAGTTAATTTAAATCGTCTGATAGTTGCAAGGCCTGATTGTACACCAGCTTCTTGCTGTTACAAAGCAAATACACTTGAAAATTCCAATTTTATAGATGCATACAAACATTTAAATTATCAAGCATGCTTATCTTACGGCGAATTTCTTGGTGCTCTTCGGAAGTCACCTAAATTACTTGCATCTTGTTTAGTTGTGGGAGATAGGATTGTTCCAGATACAATTCAAGGCATTGTACAATCTTTGGCTGCTGGATTATATGGCAGCTGCTTGTTACcagaagataaaattttagtTCTTAAACTTTTAAGGCATTTAAtgcttttacaaataattccTTCGGATAATCCACGAAGACTTCTTAGACATGGCACATGTGCATTTTCTAggttttattcattctttcatgAAAGCCTTTTCTCTgcaaagttttttttaacTGCTGCATTACATACCCCTATTATACAGTTGCTTATGgaagatgaaatatttttggatATCGATCCAGACAAAGTACCTATCAGATTTCCACCTAcagaaagattaaagaaatttgGAAAGGAAGGTACTCCCGAATATCAGGCAAAATTACAACGATATAGATTATGGACAGTCAAttctttatatcgtattaCACAGAGGTTTATTATCAGTATTAGAGAAAATATGCATTGTTTTCCAACCAGTATTTATTGGCTTGTTAGACAAATGGCTGGACTTCTCAGTAAAAATGGAAATGTGGAGCCGAAAGAAGTACATGCTATGTGCACAGATcttgtatttacatattttatatgtccAGCAATAGTTAATCCAGAACCATATGGTATTACAGATGCACCGATAAGTTATGTAGCAAGATTTAATCTAATGCAAGTTGGTCAAATTTTGCAAATACTTTCACTTATGAAATATCAAACTATTGATACAAAAGCATTTGATTTGTATAGaagatttgaaaaagattCTGTGTCTTCCATAATCGATGTGATGTTAGAAGGTGCAGCAGAAGATTTGGAAGATGAACCTACTAtagttgataataataaacttcaAGGCCTGTGTCGTTCTGCTGCGTTATTTACAGAGAATGAATTGAATACTCTGACTACATTTTTACATACAATAGCAAATGATAGCAACATGGATGGCATTTCGCACATGAGtacatttgataaaaaacaattaacaGATATGCTTTCACAACTGCCTTTAGGATTACTGAACAGCAACAGTAAAGtttctaataatatctatCTGGAAACACCCAATAAAAGAAGTGGTTTCTTAGGGAAAG GAAAAGATCGTGTTACAAGGATGTCCTCATCTCCCTCTAATGTAACAGCGGATATGCAAGATGAAACAAATGGTACTTCAACACCTGAAGATGAATCTTCAGATAAAAATTCACAAGATGTGTTAGTTATACCATTTGGCCCAACAACTGGAGAATCTGTTGGCTTGCTTAGTGAGCAGAAA GTTTTGTGCATGGAACTTCaaaataatacagaaaatAGTTCTGTTACATTAAATCTTGCTGATGATATGGTAAATGGTCACAGTAGAAGAGATTCAAACAGTGCAGAACGTTTGGAgacacaagaaaaaagaacaagatttTCTTTAGCTCATGATGAAG TGTTATTTGAAGGTTCAATTGGTAATACATCAGATAATCTAGAAGCTGTTTCAGAAGCTGCCTCCAATCATAGTGTTGCATCTTCATTAGAATTAGAAACAGAAGATCAGAATGATAATTTATCAGACATGGTATCAGCCAATGTATCAGGAAGAGGAACACCCAATATTTCTG gTCGTGATACTCCATCATCTCAAATTACAGAGGGTGATGACGGACGTATTGCAGGTGAAGTAAGACAATTGGATTTACCACCACCAAGTATCCCAACTAAACAAAGTCGTTCAGAAATAGatgataaattttgtaaatttgaaattaagaAACTTATTGAAG GAGATGAAACAGTTTCTATGGTTTCTGACACATGGTCCACTGATGTACTGGCATCAGACAGTGAAATAGTAGAACAacaagaaagaattatttatcctCCTTCTTCCGAACAAATTCCGCCAGCGTTACCTTCAGAAAATGCACAGGCAATGTTGGATATTAGTGAGACTGCATCTGAAGCATGGAGTACAGATGTATTGGCTAGTGATTCAGAAAGACTTACTGAAGTGGATATGGATGATACAGCCAGCGTTGCTAGATCCGATGATACAACTAGATCTGAAATAGAAGTCGAATGTCGTGGTGAAGCGGAAGCCGGTGCAGAATCATTACCATCCGCTATACCGC CTGTAGGAACAGATGATCCTTCTGGAATTGTTTACCATCCAATACCTGGAATCCAAGAAGATTCTGCTATTCAACTCGTCGCACCAATTCCTGAATCACCTTCGTCTTCTAATGTAACTGGTCGTGGTGGAACTAAATCTGATTATAGAAGAAGCACGATGGAATATGTTGATAAGAATGCTAATACCATAAACAGCACAGATTATGGTAAACCATTCCACGAAGACAGCCTCGTCCAATTGATAGACAAATTGCAAATTGACAACGACCCAAATCTTGTGGATCAAGGAGCACATAATCATAttggtgctgctgctgttactcCAGCATTATTACTGGCTAATCATATTAATGCACCGACGCTATCTAATGAAAAATTGCATAATGGTGACGCCAAAGGCGAA GAATCAGAAAGTTCATTGACTGGCGTTGATGATGTGGTGGTACGATTGAGTACAACGAGTTTAACATCTAGCAGTAGTTCTGGATCAGAAACTCGAGCGAAGAATAATGCATCCTCATCATCCGAATTACCGTTATCACCACCGATAATTAATGGTACTTGTGACGTGACTGATAGTGTTGTTTCTAATTTCCATAAACCAACAGCATCTACAGGAGCTATTCCAAAAAGTATAAGTTTTGATAAGACCGCTGAACGTGGCGATAAGGAGCTTCTAGATGACGATCAGAAAAACAAGCGTGGTTTCtttggaaaattgaaaatgtcgCTTAGGAATCGTCGGGGAAAGGTTATACGAGGAGCTGATGAATTGAGATGTTACGATAGAGAAGCTGGCGGCGATGGTATTGATATAGGAAAACACAGACTACGTAGAATCATGTCAGAAGATGTAACGTCAGCTGGAAATATGATTG atagttcCGATGATATTTTGgcaaaatatagaagaaagcCTAGTACAGCTAGTGATACTGCTTCTATTGAAAGTAATCAATCACGTACGAAGGAAGCAGAAGATGAAAGACTTTCAATTGATCCAAATAACGTAGaactttcttttgctttcgccgatgcaaaaagaaaattacgcaTGGTACTTAGTACTGCTGACCTTCAATACATTCCATGGAGCTTTGCATCCGAg AGAAGCAGTTGGTCacaaaaggaaaacgaattggtttctttccttcaacTTCAATTGGCTGAAGCTATTAATTTGCAGGATAGAGCACTGATAGCTCATTTACACGAAACTTTAAGATGCGTTAGATTATTTAATGACGATGGTTGcaggaaattatttaaatctttgAGAGAAGATTATCAAAGACGATCGCCTTACATCGCATATTTGATCAGATGTCGGCAGGGTTTATTATCAACGTTAGCTCATTTGGACAG gTTACGTGTTCGAGTGAAATGTGATCGCGATGCTGTTAATAATCATCTCGTATCCGTTTTTGTAAGAGTGTttttggaaaaaagagaaacattgTTTCTACGTTTCTGTGATGAATTCAAGAAGCTTACATTGGCCGATGAAAAGCAAGATCTAGTTGATAACTTCTTGAGTAAAATTCACGTTGAAATGGATAATGATCCAATCTGGCAag CTGCAAGCGAGTCTCAATTGGAGTTAGCCAGAGTCGTTGTAGAACGAACTGTTATGGCTCGAGTGTATCATAATGCTCTTTATCCAAATGGCGATGGAGATGTATATAGAGATCAGCTTCTTTATGATCATATTAAAAAGCTTGCTAAAGTTATAACGCCTAATCACAAGGATTTACGCATTCCAAAGGTGTATCATTACGAGTGTCCTTGGCCATGGGCCCAAGCTGAATTAGCTGTTATTTCTGCATATAAGACACCTAGAGATAAATTGCAGTGCGTATTTCGTTGCGCTACAACAATAATGAACTTGTTGTCTATGGCTTCTGAAAGAGGTATACCTGCTGCTGATGATTTAATTCCCGTATTCGTTTATGTTATCATAAAA acTAATCCACCATCTTTATTATCAACTATTCAATATGTAGATAGTTTTTACGGGAATCGATTAGAAGGAGAAGAACAATACTGGTGGACTCAATTTTGTTCGGCGATCGAGTTTATTAAAACTATGGATTAA
- the LOC122634921 gene encoding receptor-mediated endocytosis protein 6 homolog isoform X2: MSSANSIESLGTLQWDMIDLAGHLRQERLFVNSEQQNLQTLNEKVLYMSSDLAQQAWVTAQQRVNLNRLIVARPDCTPASCCYKANTLENSNFIDAYKHLNYQACLSYGEFLGALRKSPKLLASCLVVGDRIVPDTIQGIVQSLAAGLYGSCLLPEDKILVLKLLRHLMLLQIIPSDNPRRLLRHGTCAFSRFYSFFHESLFSAKFFLTAALHTPIIQLLMEDEIFLDIDPDKVPIRFPPTERLKKFGKEGTPEYQAKLQRYRLWTVNSLYRITQRFIISIRENMHCFPTSIYWLVRQMAGLLSKNGNVEPKEVHAMCTDLVFTYFICPAIVNPEPYGITDAPISYVARFNLMQVGQILQILSLMKYQTIDTKAFDLYRRFEKDSVSSIIDVMLEGAAEDLEDEPTIVDNNKLQGLCRSAALFTENELNTLTTFLHTIANDSNMDGISHMSTFDKKQLTDMLSQLPLGLLNSNSKVSNNIYLETPNKRSGFLGKGKDRVTRMSSSPSNVTADMQDETNGTSTPEDESSDKNSQDVLVIPFGPTTGESVGLLSEQKVLCMELQNNTENSSVTLNLADDMVNGHSRRDSNSAERLETQEKRTRFSLAHDEVLFEGSIGNTSDNLEAVSEAASNHSVASSLELETEDQNDNLSDMVSANVSGRGTPNISGRDTPSSQITEGDDGRIAGEVRQLDLPPPSIPTKQSRSEIDDKFCKFEIKKLIEGDETVSMVSDTWSTDVLASDSEIVEQQERIIYPPSSEQIPPALPSENAQAMLDISETASEAWSTDVLASDSERLTEVDMDDTASVARSDDTTRSEIEVECRGEAEAGAESLPSAIPRTDDPSGIVYHPIPGIQEDSAIQLVAPIPESPSSSNVTGRGGTKSDYRRSTMEYVDKNANTINSTDYGKPFHEDSLVQLIDKLQIDNDPNLVDQGAHNHIGAAAVTPALLLANHINAPTLSNEKLHNGDAKGEESESSLTGVDDVVVRLSTTSLTSSSSSGSETRAKNNASSSSELPLSPPIINGTCDVTDSVVSNFHKPTASTGAIPKSISFDKTAERGDKELLDDDQKNKRGFFGKLKMSLRNRRGKVIRGADELRCYDREAGGDGIDIGKHRLRRIMSEDVTSAGNMIDSSDDILAKYRRKPSTASDTASIESNQSRTKEAEDERLSIDPNNVELSFAFADAKRKLRMVLSTADLQYIPWSFASERSSWSQKENELVSFLQLQLAEAINLQDRALIAHLHETLRCVRLFNDDGCRKLFKSLREDYQRRSPYIAYLIRCRQGLLSTLAHLDRLRVRVKCDRDAVNNHLVSVFVRVFLEKRETLFLRFCDEFKKLTLADEKQDLVDNFLSKIHVEMDNDPIWQAASESQLELARVVVERTVMARVYHNALYPNGDGDVYRDQLLYDHIKKLAKVITPNHKDLRIPKVYHYECPWPWAQAELAVISAYKTPRDKLQCVFRCATTIMNLLSMASERGIPAADDLIPVFVYVIIKTNPPSLLSTIQYVDSFYGNRLEGEEQYWWTQFCSAIEFIKTMD, translated from the exons ATGTCATCAGCAAACAGTATAGAGTCCCTTGGGACATTGCAATGGGACATGATTGATTTGGCTGGCCATTTGCGGCAAGAGCGTTTGTTTGTCAACTCAGAACAACAAAATTTACAAACTTTGAACGAAAag GTTTTGTATATGTCTTCGGACTTAGCTCAGCAAGCATGGGTTACGGCACAACAGAGAGTTAATTTAAATCGTCTGATAGTTGCAAGGCCTGATTGTACACCAGCTTCTTGCTGTTACAAAGCAAATACACTTGAAAATTCCAATTTTATAGATGCATACAAACATTTAAATTATCAAGCATGCTTATCTTACGGCGAATTTCTTGGTGCTCTTCGGAAGTCACCTAAATTACTTGCATCTTGTTTAGTTGTGGGAGATAGGATTGTTCCAGATACAATTCAAGGCATTGTACAATCTTTGGCTGCTGGATTATATGGCAGCTGCTTGTTACcagaagataaaattttagtTCTTAAACTTTTAAGGCATTTAAtgcttttacaaataattccTTCGGATAATCCACGAAGACTTCTTAGACATGGCACATGTGCATTTTCTAggttttattcattctttcatgAAAGCCTTTTCTCTgcaaagttttttttaacTGCTGCATTACATACCCCTATTATACAGTTGCTTATGgaagatgaaatatttttggatATCGATCCAGACAAAGTACCTATCAGATTTCCACCTAcagaaagattaaagaaatttgGAAAGGAAGGTACTCCCGAATATCAGGCAAAATTACAACGATATAGATTATGGACAGTCAAttctttatatcgtattaCACAGAGGTTTATTATCAGTATTAGAGAAAATATGCATTGTTTTCCAACCAGTATTTATTGGCTTGTTAGACAAATGGCTGGACTTCTCAGTAAAAATGGAAATGTGGAGCCGAAAGAAGTACATGCTATGTGCACAGATcttgtatttacatattttatatgtccAGCAATAGTTAATCCAGAACCATATGGTATTACAGATGCACCGATAAGTTATGTAGCAAGATTTAATCTAATGCAAGTTGGTCAAATTTTGCAAATACTTTCACTTATGAAATATCAAACTATTGATACAAAAGCATTTGATTTGTATAGaagatttgaaaaagattCTGTGTCTTCCATAATCGATGTGATGTTAGAAGGTGCAGCAGAAGATTTGGAAGATGAACCTACTAtagttgataataataaacttcaAGGCCTGTGTCGTTCTGCTGCGTTATTTACAGAGAATGAATTGAATACTCTGACTACATTTTTACATACAATAGCAAATGATAGCAACATGGATGGCATTTCGCACATGAGtacatttgataaaaaacaattaacaGATATGCTTTCACAACTGCCTTTAGGATTACTGAACAGCAACAGTAAAGtttctaataatatctatCTGGAAACACCCAATAAAAGAAGTGGTTTCTTAGGGAAAG GAAAAGATCGTGTTACAAGGATGTCCTCATCTCCCTCTAATGTAACAGCGGATATGCAAGATGAAACAAATGGTACTTCAACACCTGAAGATGAATCTTCAGATAAAAATTCACAAGATGTGTTAGTTATACCATTTGGCCCAACAACTGGAGAATCTGTTGGCTTGCTTAGTGAGCAGAAA GTTTTGTGCATGGAACTTCaaaataatacagaaaatAGTTCTGTTACATTAAATCTTGCTGATGATATGGTAAATGGTCACAGTAGAAGAGATTCAAACAGTGCAGAACGTTTGGAgacacaagaaaaaagaacaagatttTCTTTAGCTCATGATGAAG TGTTATTTGAAGGTTCAATTGGTAATACATCAGATAATCTAGAAGCTGTTTCAGAAGCTGCCTCCAATCATAGTGTTGCATCTTCATTAGAATTAGAAACAGAAGATCAGAATGATAATTTATCAGACATGGTATCAGCCAATGTATCAGGAAGAGGAACACCCAATATTTCTG gTCGTGATACTCCATCATCTCAAATTACAGAGGGTGATGACGGACGTATTGCAGGTGAAGTAAGACAATTGGATTTACCACCACCAAGTATCCCAACTAAACAAAGTCGTTCAGAAATAGatgataaattttgtaaatttgaaattaagaAACTTATTGAAG GAGATGAAACAGTTTCTATGGTTTCTGACACATGGTCCACTGATGTACTGGCATCAGACAGTGAAATAGTAGAACAacaagaaagaattatttatcctCCTTCTTCCGAACAAATTCCGCCAGCGTTACCTTCAGAAAATGCACAGGCAATGTTGGATATTAGTGAGACTGCATCTGAAGCATGGAGTACAGATGTATTGGCTAGTGATTCAGAAAGACTTACTGAAGTGGATATGGATGATACAGCCAGCGTTGCTAGATCCGATGATACAACTAGATCTGAAATAGAAGTCGAATGTCGTGGTGAAGCGGAAGCCGGTGCAGAATCATTACCATCCGCTATACCGC GAACAGATGATCCTTCTGGAATTGTTTACCATCCAATACCTGGAATCCAAGAAGATTCTGCTATTCAACTCGTCGCACCAATTCCTGAATCACCTTCGTCTTCTAATGTAACTGGTCGTGGTGGAACTAAATCTGATTATAGAAGAAGCACGATGGAATATGTTGATAAGAATGCTAATACCATAAACAGCACAGATTATGGTAAACCATTCCACGAAGACAGCCTCGTCCAATTGATAGACAAATTGCAAATTGACAACGACCCAAATCTTGTGGATCAAGGAGCACATAATCATAttggtgctgctgctgttactcCAGCATTATTACTGGCTAATCATATTAATGCACCGACGCTATCTAATGAAAAATTGCATAATGGTGACGCCAAAGGCGAA GAATCAGAAAGTTCATTGACTGGCGTTGATGATGTGGTGGTACGATTGAGTACAACGAGTTTAACATCTAGCAGTAGTTCTGGATCAGAAACTCGAGCGAAGAATAATGCATCCTCATCATCCGAATTACCGTTATCACCACCGATAATTAATGGTACTTGTGACGTGACTGATAGTGTTGTTTCTAATTTCCATAAACCAACAGCATCTACAGGAGCTATTCCAAAAAGTATAAGTTTTGATAAGACCGCTGAACGTGGCGATAAGGAGCTTCTAGATGACGATCAGAAAAACAAGCGTGGTTTCtttggaaaattgaaaatgtcgCTTAGGAATCGTCGGGGAAAGGTTATACGAGGAGCTGATGAATTGAGATGTTACGATAGAGAAGCTGGCGGCGATGGTATTGATATAGGAAAACACAGACTACGTAGAATCATGTCAGAAGATGTAACGTCAGCTGGAAATATGATTG atagttcCGATGATATTTTGgcaaaatatagaagaaagcCTAGTACAGCTAGTGATACTGCTTCTATTGAAAGTAATCAATCACGTACGAAGGAAGCAGAAGATGAAAGACTTTCAATTGATCCAAATAACGTAGaactttcttttgctttcgccgatgcaaaaagaaaattacgcaTGGTACTTAGTACTGCTGACCTTCAATACATTCCATGGAGCTTTGCATCCGAg AGAAGCAGTTGGTCacaaaaggaaaacgaattggtttctttccttcaacTTCAATTGGCTGAAGCTATTAATTTGCAGGATAGAGCACTGATAGCTCATTTACACGAAACTTTAAGATGCGTTAGATTATTTAATGACGATGGTTGcaggaaattatttaaatctttgAGAGAAGATTATCAAAGACGATCGCCTTACATCGCATATTTGATCAGATGTCGGCAGGGTTTATTATCAACGTTAGCTCATTTGGACAG gTTACGTGTTCGAGTGAAATGTGATCGCGATGCTGTTAATAATCATCTCGTATCCGTTTTTGTAAGAGTGTttttggaaaaaagagaaacattgTTTCTACGTTTCTGTGATGAATTCAAGAAGCTTACATTGGCCGATGAAAAGCAAGATCTAGTTGATAACTTCTTGAGTAAAATTCACGTTGAAATGGATAATGATCCAATCTGGCAag CTGCAAGCGAGTCTCAATTGGAGTTAGCCAGAGTCGTTGTAGAACGAACTGTTATGGCTCGAGTGTATCATAATGCTCTTTATCCAAATGGCGATGGAGATGTATATAGAGATCAGCTTCTTTATGATCATATTAAAAAGCTTGCTAAAGTTATAACGCCTAATCACAAGGATTTACGCATTCCAAAGGTGTATCATTACGAGTGTCCTTGGCCATGGGCCCAAGCTGAATTAGCTGTTATTTCTGCATATAAGACACCTAGAGATAAATTGCAGTGCGTATTTCGTTGCGCTACAACAATAATGAACTTGTTGTCTATGGCTTCTGAAAGAGGTATACCTGCTGCTGATGATTTAATTCCCGTATTCGTTTATGTTATCATAAAA acTAATCCACCATCTTTATTATCAACTATTCAATATGTAGATAGTTTTTACGGGAATCGATTAGAAGGAGAAGAACAATACTGGTGGACTCAATTTTGTTCGGCGATCGAGTTTATTAAAACTATGGATTAA